Below is a window of Synechococcus sp. PCC 7335 DNA.
TCTAGCACCACAGAATCGGATGATTTTGATGATGAGAATAAAGGTAATGTAATTAAGGGTGAAATTACTGCGATTGAAACCCATTTCAATAGTGAGGCCCAAGCACCCATCATTGTACGTGGCTATGATGCTTCCCACCGGTTACATCGTGGGCGTCACAACCGATCATTCCAAAATAAAACAGACTCCGACATTGTCAAAACCATCGCATCCGAAGTGGGTATTTCAGTCGGGACGGTAGATGCCACAGGCGGTCCCTATGGCTATGGTGACATCGGTGGGGCCAGTGGATATGTGTTCCAACAAAATCAGACCAATATGGAATTTTTGCGGGAGCGGGCTGCCCGCAATGGTTTTGAACTATTTGTGCAAGATGGAAAGCTATATTTTCGTAAACCCAAGAAGAACAGCACACTAGAACTGGAGTGGTTGAAAAACGTTCACAGCTTTCGGGTTCGGGTTAGCAGCGCAGAACAAATGGAAAGTGTTGAAGTGCGGGGCTGGGACTATAGCCGCAAGGAAGTGATTGCAGAAAGCATTAGCGCTACCAAGCAGGTACTGACAGAAACAGAAAGTGGTTCAGGCAGTAAAACCGTTAGCAGCTTTAATGGCCAGCCCACCACACCCACCTTAATTATGGTGGACCAGCCCATCTCTCAATCTAAAGAAGCCAAAACCATGGCCCAGGCCCTATTTGATGAACTAGGGGGAGAATTTGTACAGGCCGATGCACGAGGAGAGGGGAATCCCCTCATCCGTCCAGGGCAGGTGGTTAAGCTAACGGGAATGGGAAAATATAGCGGTAGTTACTATGTAACAGAAACCCGTCAGCTTTTCCATGAACGAATTTATACCACCGAATTCAGCGTACGAGGCTTACGTGGCGGGGATCTACTGCAAACATTAGAAACTAAAAATACCCTTCAGCCAGGCCAAACAATGATGGCTGGCATCGTTGCCGACAACAAAGATCCCAAAGGGTGGGGACGCGTACGTGTAAAGCTACCGACGCTTACCGAGAAGCATATGAGCAATTGGGCAAGAATTGTTGCCGTTGGCGCAGGCACCAACCGGGGGGTAGATTGGCTACCCGAAATTAACGATGAAGTGTTTGTTGCCTTTGAGCATGGAGACATTCATCGGCCCTATATCTTAGGTGGCGTTTGGAATGGACAAGATACCCCTCCTGAAAAAGTAGACGAAACCGTTGCCAATGGTAAAGTACGTCTCAGAACGCTAACAACACGACTGGGACATACCTTACAATTTGTAGAAGAAGATAAAGGCGATAGTAAAAAAGGCGTTTATCTGACCACCGTAGACAAGCATCAGCTACATCTCAACGATACTGACAAATACACAGAACTAAAAACCATAGACGGTCATCAGCTCAGACTAGATGATAAAGAAAAAAAGATTCAACTAAAGACCAAAAACGGTCACGAAATTGTAATGGATGATGGGGGTAAAAAGGTTGACATCATCTCTACCGGTAGCCTCAATGCCAAGTCAGGGAAAGGTGGAAAAACAGAGAAAATAAATGTTGACGGCGGTGAAATCACCCTGACAGGCACAACCAAAATTACGCTGAAAGTGGGACAAAGTAGCATTGTTCTTAGTAATACAGGCATCGATATCTCAGCAGCTCAGGTGAATGTCAAAGCCAAGATGACTGCCAAGGTAGAAGGTACGATGGTCGATGTTAAGGGTACAGGACCGGTCAATGTGCAAAGTAATGGCATTACAAAAGTCGCTGGCAATATCGTCAAAATTAACTGAAAAATGACCAGCAAAAATTAAAACAGCAAAAATATTAGACAGAAAAACGATGGGAACACAAGTTGTCGCAGGAGCCACGCTGCAATGTTCATTTGGCGTTGCCCCTAGCGTATTAAACGTTATACCCAAAGGCCCGCCAACCATGGCCGGAGGACCACTAGCCGCTAACATCATGGACTATGCCCCCATTGCCAATATTCCACCCTTTGGCGTATGTAGTTCATTAGCCAATCCGACCGTAGCCACAGCGACCGCAGCTGCACTCGGCGTACTCACACCGATGCCATGCATACCCGTCACAGTAGCTCCATGGTTTCCAGGCTCGCCTACCGTTTTGATTAATAATCTCCCTGCCCTAAACAACAGCTCGAAGTGTATGTGCACCTGGGGTGGTGTTATCTCTATTCTAAACCCTGGCCAGGCTACAGTTCAAATCCCTTAGGACACGTAGGTTGCCTGCACCAAAGCGCACTTGAATAACATTCGTCCATTGTTAAGAACTTTTTCGCAAAAAAAGCAAAAATGCTGTTTGTGTTGCAAAAACCTGGGTAGCCCTGCCTTGGTATGCTGAGATGCCCTGATCGCAACCTATCAATGTCCTCCTCACAACCGTTCAAATGGCATCACTTCCGATCAGACGTCATCCTGCTGAACGTGCGCTGGTATCTGCGCTATAGCTTGAGCTACCCAGGTTTTTGCAACACAACCGATTTGGCTAACATACCAATATCTCTCCCATAAGTTACAACAAACGAATATATTTTGCTATAACTGAGCTACTTACAACAATTATCAATAGATATGTCAATAGCTCTTCCTTATCCGAAGCCCAAGCGAGTACATCGATGTTCTAGCTATACACTGCTTCAGAAGTACAAAAAATAACGTAGTTCTTTATTAGAAGATAAGCGTTGGAGGCCATACCGTAACAGCACACAGCTAGCGTTACAGGTGTACGAGCTAACACATCCAGAGGGCGTTTTAACATTTGAAGATCTAGAGCGGGAAACGAACGTAAACAAGCTGGAACTGTATAAAGCCGTTGCACTTCGACTAAGTAAGATGCTGGTCGAAGATCATGTGAATGCTGAGAAGTTGATCGAACCCATAATTTTACCGCAAGGCTAGCTCAGCTATCTTCTCTCTAGTAGCGTTGATAGCTCAGATTTGTGCTTACCCAGAATATGCATATCATGGGCCTTCAGAACCATGCAGAAATCTTGCTACTAGGAAGTTATCGCTGGAATCCTTGATACTATACTTGTAGTTAAGCAACACTTACCAAGATGTCAGCCGCAGTATTACCCCAGCTTCAAACCGTTAGCTCCAAGTTAGAAGCTGAAGCAGCTTCTATCGAACAGCAGCTATTGATGGTAAGAGAGAAGCGAAAGGGGCATTGTCAAGTTGATCTCGATGAGCCAATTTTAGGACAGTTTTATTCGGCAAGTGTCATCTAATCGACCTATGCGATCACATAGGTCTCTGTCAGAGATCGCCAACTTTCCATCCGCTGGCGCATCGTTTTTCTATATTCTGAAGCCGTCTGTTTGTGCTGATGGGGATGGAAATGACCACGTATCGGTTCAAAGGCTGACAGAAAGCGCTGTGCCTGACCCACCGATTTGAATCGGCCCATTCGCCTCTCCCTAACTCGGGTCTGTCTATGTGAGTTCTCAGCTCGATTGTTCAATCCTTTATGCTGCCTATGTTCTACATTCCTCAAGATGTCCTTCTTAGCAGCGCCATAACTCTTGAGTTTGTCGGTGATGATGACTCTGGGGGCAAAGCCGGCTGGTTTGAGTAGTTTTCGGAAGAACTTCTTGGCTGCCGCTTTGTTGCGGCATCGCTGCATCAGGATATCGAGCACTACACCATGCTGGTCAACAGCCCGCCACAAGTAAAACTGTTCACCTTTAATCTTGATGACGACTTCGTCGAGATGCCACTTATCACCGGGCTTTGGCCGCTGTTTGCGAATCTGATTGGCATAGCTCTGAGCAAACTTGTGACACCAACTTCTGATCGCTTCGTAGGTGACCGTGATGCCTCGATAGAGCATCATTTTCTCAATGTCACGGAAGCTTAGTGGGAAGGTGTAATACAGCCAGACGCAATAGCTGATAATGTCGGCTGGGAAGCGGTGGCCACGGTAAGGATTATTCATGGCTGAAGCTTCTCAGAGACAGTAGACCGGAGTCAACTCTAGACAACTTGACAATGCCATTTAACCCCTATTGAACTACTCAAATACCTTAACCGCACCATCAGCAATACCAATTAGGATCATCAGTATAAGCAACTTTCAGGCTTTGTGAAGTGAAGTAAAGTTATAGTTACTGGCCGTTTACGGAGTTTGGTAAGGATGTCCTTCACCATTGAGACAGCTCGCAATATTTTCCCGGAAACGCTGGCTGCGGATGTGGTGCCAGCCACGATTGCCCGCTTTAACCGACTGAAGGTTGAAGACAAATTGGCGCTAATCTGGTTTGCCTACCTGGAAATGGGGAAGACGCTCTCAATTACGACCCCCGACCCTGTGAATATGCAATTTGTCAGCAGTACACTCAGCCAAATCAAGCTGATGAGTTTTAGTGAGCAATCGCAATTAATGCATGACCTGGCTAGTCGGACGGACCGACCCATCTGCCGCCTCTACGCCACTTGGGCAGCGAATATCAAACTCGGCTTTTGGTACCAATTGGGCAGGTGGATGGCAGAAGGGATCGTCACCCCAATTCCTCAGGTTTACCAACTTTCAGCCAATGCCTCGGCTGTCCTACAAGCAATTCGGGTTGTTGATCCTGGTCAACAAATTACGATTCTCCGCAACGCAGTGGTGGATATGGGCTTTGACCCGTCGCAGTTGGGCAGCTACAGCTCGGTAGCAGAACCGTTAGTCCTACCCACGGATATGGCCGAGCGCACCCCAATTACGGCAATTCCTGGTGTGGAAAACCCAGTAATTCTGGAGTACATGGACAACCTAAATGCTAATGACTTTGATGCTCTGGTACAACTCTTTGCTTCGGATGGTGCCCTGCAACCCCCTTTCCAGCGCCTGATTGTCGGACAAGATGCCCTACTTCGCTTTTTCCGGGAGGATTGCCAGAACTTAAGATTGTTGCCTAAGCAGGGTACTACGGAACCTGACGAAGATGGCTACACCCGGCTCAAGGTCACCGGTAAGGTGCAAACCCCCTGGTTTGGCCAGGATGTGGGCATGAACGTTGCCTGGCGCTTTCTCCTCAATCCAGAGAACAAGATTTTCTTTGTTGCTATTGATTTACTTGCTTCTGCCAAAGAGTTGCTGAATCTGGCTCCCTAGGTTGTCTTCCTGGCCGGCAGTCAGGTTTCAAAGGGCTTCAGGCACTCGGCGTTTACGTTAGAGGGAGAGCGAATGGGGCTAAGTGAGATGATGCTGGGCAGTGTGAGTAACTATGTCATGCACCATGCTGCTTGCTTTTGTATTAGTGGTCCACAAATGAGCAAAAGAGAAATAAGCAAAAGAGAATTCTTACTTGTATGGAGAAGCATTTCCCGTGGTTACACTGGTTGATTTACCCCGTTCTACACAGTCCTTTAGCCATTTTTCTGGTCATTTTTCTGGCCAGAAAAATGACCAGAAAAAATGGCTGCCTAACGCTACAAACAGCTAAGATTGCGCCAGCAACCACCGCGATGCGATGTCTCGATTGGGCTCGCGATTGCTTTGATATCGAATCTGAGCTGAAAAATGATACCACCTACAATTCTTTTCTGTTTCGCGAAGAGAAGACAGCCCTGCTCGGTACGTCGCATCACAAGTTTCGTGAACAGTCTCTGGAGTATGTCAGCCAGCAGATTGCACCGCTCGATCTGCCTTATCTGATTGTGAATTATACGGGGTCAGGCCACAGTGGCTTGATAAAAGAGATTTTGGATTGGGCTCCTCATGTTATTGTCGCGGGCTCTAAACTGGCCATTCAGTTTTTAGAGAACATGCTGCATCGGCCTTTTGCCTCACCCTTTGCCTCAGTGGTTATCAAAAGTGGGCACCACCTGGACTTGGGCCGGGGGCATGAGTTGAAATTTCTGGCCCGGTTCAATTCCGGTCCTTAGAGCAACTAACCCTGTCAATAACATCAAGCCAAAGTTAGCAGCTCCCTTTGAAGGCTCATCGACTTGCCCCTTTGAGGGGCTAACAGAAATAAGCCCTCGACAAAGCCGAAGATCACTTAACTTAAGGATTAAAGTTCTATGTCATCTATGATTGATCGCGCCCGCAACCTCTTCCCCAGTACGCTAGCCGCAGATGCGATTCCAGCGACGACGGCAAGGTTCGCTCAGCTCAGTGCCGAAGACCAGCTAGCGCTCATTTGGTTCGCTTACCTCGAAATGGGCCAGTCCATCACTATTGCTGCCCCCGGTGCAGCCAACTTACAGTTTGCTGAGAACACGCTGAATGCTATCAAGCGCATGACGCCTCTAGAGCAATCTCAGGCGATGTGTGATTTGGCCAATCGAGCGGATACTGAAGTATCTCGTGCTTATGCGGTATGGACCCCCAATATTAAACTAGGCTTCTGGTATCGGTTAGGAGAACTGATGGAACAAGGCCTCGTCGCCCCTATCCCAGAAGGGTATAAGCTCTCAGCGAATGCTGCAGCCGTTTTACAATCCATCAGGGACTTAGAGTCCGGTCAGCAGATTACCGTCTTACGAAATGCCGTGGTTGACATGGGCTACGACACTAGCAAGATGGGCAGCTACCAGAAAGTGTCAGAGCCGGTTATCGCACCTAAGTCAATCGGAGAACGGACGCCAGTCTCAATCGAAGGTGTTGATAATGCCACTGTTTTGAGCTACATGAACAACTTAAATGCCAACGACTTTGATAAGTTGGTCAGCCTTTTCACGGCTGATGGTGCTTTGCAGCCGCCTTTTAGAAGACCGATTGTAGGCAAAGAGGCTATCCTACAGTTCTTTAGAGAAGAGTGTCAGAACCTAAAGCTTGTGCCTGAGCGCGGTGTAGTCGAAGCGGCTGAAGATGGCTACACGCCGATTAAGGTGACGGGTAAGTGTCAGACGCCCTGGTTCGGTGCTGCTGTTGGTATGAATATCGCTTGGCGCTTTCTTCTTAACCCAGATGGCAAGATCTTCTTTGTTGCGATTGATTTGTTAGCTTCGCCTAAGGAGCTAATGAATTTAGTCCGCTAAGCAAGCTCATTAATCAATAAGAAGTGCTGACTCATCCCTTTGACGTATCGCTACACGAGTACGATGTCAAAGGGATGGGTTTCTAGAGTAGCAAACTGTGTTACGAGGCAGGTTGTTAGCATTGTCACTGCTGGACTTCGGCGATTTTCGATAAAGGGATAACTCTCAATAGATGGCGACAACACAGACAGACGGTCAATGGAGCAACGAAGAAAGAAGGATTGCAGAATCTGCGCTCAAGAAAGCATACAGAAAAGAAACAGAAGCACTGATTGCGAATATTCGGGAGAATGCTGCCAACGTTACACAGCTCGAAGACGTTTGGCAGCTGCATGATTTCTTGAGTGCAAAGAGGCACGATATCGATGGCAAGTATGACGACCGAGAAGACTTTCTGATGTTCACGCTATCTAAGCTCATCAAAACAGGTCTGTTAGATAAATCTGACTTGCAAGGCTTAGCCGCCGATAAGCGGGCAAAAGTCACTGTTCTAACCCGTATGTAGAATTTCAGGAATTCTGTCATTTGTCGTCTATACCCCTTGACACCTGACACCTCTGTGAACGCTGCGTCACGCTGCTATCAATGACCGAGGAGATACGAGGGCTATGTTGCAAAAAGTAATCGAAGAGAGAATTTCTCTATCCATCCGCCCTCCATTATGCCGCCCCGCCAAAGATTCCGTTGATGAAGCAGAGTTGTCCTATGACATCTCCTTTCTCAGCTCCTTCAATCTGTCCCTTACGAATCATGTTCATGGTTTCATACCCTTTGAGCGTTCGCCTAGCCGTATTGAAGGAGCCAAACCCCAGTCCAGGTTTAACACGGCGTTTTATGAAGCGATGGTCTTGCTCGACAATATTGTTCAAGTACTTTATCTGCCTAGTTTTCGTCGCTTTAGGCAGAGATCTATCTTTACTTTAAGGCCTTGATGGCAGGTGGATAGGCTGCATTCTTATCGACGGTGATCACCCTCGGTGCAATCGTGTGCGAGGCGTTGAGTACCTTGTTGAGGAGCCGTGTGAAGGTAACCCTTCAAGCACGGTTTTGTAGACCAGCAGGGTGGGTGACTGCCCTGCTGAGTTTAACTCAAATGCCCCCGCTGGTCCTGACAACCAAAAGAGAAGAAACTCGGTCGTAGATATAGATAGCATTTAATCCTGCCGCTGTTGTCGTACCATTTGGGTGATGTGTTTCCAACGAGCCTTGGCATTGCTGTTCGCTTGCTTGTCTTGTCTTCTGTTTTGATAGGCTTGCTCTCTCTGTAGCTTTTGATAGCTGTTCAATCGCTTGGTAGAAAGCGTTCCACTCTCTATTGCAGCTTGAATAGCACAGCCGGGTTCTGAGCTGTGTTGGCAATTGCGAAAACGACATTGCTGAGCAAGGTTTTCAATGTCAGAAAACGTTTCTCCAATCGTATCGGTAGGCTGCTCGGCAGTGCGATTATTATTGCTCCATAGCGGTAGCTCTCGCATACCTGGGGTATCGATTAACAGTGCGCCCGAGGGCAGCTTTAACATCTCCCGATGGGTGGTGGTATGTCGTCCACGGCTATCGTCTGCGCGGACAGCTTGGGTTATTTGCACGTCATGGCCGATGAGCTTGTTAGTCAGGGTCGATTTCCCTACGCCTGACGATCCTAATAAGGCAATGGTTTTACCGGGCTGCAAATATGGGGTGAGTGCTTCTAAGTTGTTTTGGTAGAGGGCGCTCAGTGTGAGAATAGGAGCTGCAATAGCAATCTTTCCTACGGCGACAATTTTGTCTTCTAAGTCCTCACAGAGATCCGCTTTGTTCAAGATGATGGTTGGCGTTGCGCCACTTTGCCAAGCCATGACTAAGTATCGCTCAATGCGACGAAGATTAAAATCATGATCGAGACCGCTCATTAAAAAGAGCGTATTGATGTTGGCGGCAATGATTTGGGCTTCGTTTTTTGTGCCTGCCGCTTGTCTAGAGAACTGGCCTTGACGAGGTAAAATGGCTTGAATCAGCGCTTGATGGGTTGCTGTTTCAAGATGAATGACGACCCAGTCGCCTACGGCTGGAAAGTCTTCCGATTTTTCTGCCTGATGTCTAAATTTCCCTGTGAGGGTGGCGCTACAGTCTCCTCTTTCTGTGTAGAGCTGGTACTGGCTACGATGGGCTACGGCGACTCGCCCTACACAATATCCTTGCTTTGCGTAGGGTGCAAAACTGTGAGCGAAACTTTCGCTCCAGCCTAAGTTTTTAAGTTGCATTGCTTGGCAATCCTTGTAGAATTCTCTGGGTTATTGATTAGACTGATTCAATTGCCGTAGAGAATTCCGTCACGCTACAAGCAGTAGCATGACTCACAAGAGATAGAAAATATTGTGATTTGATCGCTTATTTTGTTTAGGCAGCGCAGGTTCTCTTGTGGATATTCCCTACGGACTGTAGCGCTGATGCGATCGCTAGTACCGAATCAAACATAGGAAAACACTCCTTGCGAGAACAGATAACTTATTCTAGCTAAAGATTTTGAATTTGAGGCATATTCTCGACCAGCGGGGAACTTGGTCAGAAACCTCCGGAGCAGCTTACAGAAGCCGCTCCGTGACCGACTTACAAATGTTGAAAGCTCGTTTGATGTGAGATGGAGAAACCTTAGCGACCAAGCTTTCTCCATCTCACGACAGGCTATAGTATGGCTGGCTACTATCAAACGTCAAGGGCATCGGCGGCAAAATGACAGAGGTTGTCGTGTTAGCTGACATTTAAGAGAGACTAATCAGCCTCACTGTAAGACTGACCATGTAAGGAGACAGTCCGCGATCTAAATGACAGAGCGCGATCTAAATGACAGTCCGCGATTCTCCGTAGGAGAGGCTTCGCCAACGTTTTTAGAAACCGGAATATACACGTGGCTTTTGGTGGGCTAACTAGTCCCGATTGCGAGCAGCGGCAGCCTGCTGCCGGTAGCTCTCAGCCTTGATCTCAAAGATGACCGCATGATGCACTAGGCGGTCAACAGCAGCCACGGTCATCATCGAATCGGGAAAGATGCTCTCCCACTGGCTGAAGGGCTGATTAGCCGTAATCAGCAGGCTCTTGCGCTCATAGCGATGAGCAATCAGTTCAAAGAGGACAGAGGTTCGGCCTCAGACTTTTGCACATAGCCGAGGTCATCGAGGACAAGCAGGTCAAAGCGGTCGAGCTTCTTCAATCTGGACTGTAGCAACAGTTGTTGCTTATCCTGTTGCAGTTGTTGGACTAATGCGAGTGCGTTAAAGAATTTGACACGCCGCCCGGCTTCGAGCATGGCCTGTGCCAACCCGAGACTGAGATGCGTCTTGCCGACGCCAGAGGCACCGAAAAATAGGCAATTGGTGGCACTATCGAGCCAACTGTCATCATCGGCCAATTGCATCAGCGGAGCGGGGTTAAAGCTCGGACAGTGCTCGAACTCAAAGTTGGTCAAACTTTTTACGGCGGGAAGCTGTGCTTCTTTTTTGGCTCGCTTTAGCCGCATTTGGTTTCTTCTGTCTGCTTCTTGTTGGCACAAACTGAGCAAAAATTGCGCATAAGACCATTGCTGCTGTAAAGCTTGGCTCTCGGTAGCTTCCCAGT
It encodes the following:
- a CDS encoding VgrG-related protein, with the protein product MPVSSFIAQPTLKIDGATASSELMDDILQVVVEESLHLPGMFTLVIRNDYYGGAANDEVWKHEKLFEIGKSIEVGFSSSTTESDDFDDENKGNVIKGEITAIETHFNSEAQAPIIVRGYDASHRLHRGRHNRSFQNKTDSDIVKTIASEVGISVGTVDATGGPYGYGDIGGASGYVFQQNQTNMEFLRERAARNGFELFVQDGKLYFRKPKKNSTLELEWLKNVHSFRVRVSSAEQMESVEVRGWDYSRKEVIAESISATKQVLTETESGSGSKTVSSFNGQPTTPTLIMVDQPISQSKEAKTMAQALFDELGGEFVQADARGEGNPLIRPGQVVKLTGMGKYSGSYYVTETRQLFHERIYTTEFSVRGLRGGDLLQTLETKNTLQPGQTMMAGIVADNKDPKGWGRVRVKLPTLTEKHMSNWARIVAVGAGTNRGVDWLPEINDEVFVAFEHGDIHRPYILGGVWNGQDTPPEKVDETVANGKVRLRTLTTRLGHTLQFVEEDKGDSKKGVYLTTVDKHQLHLNDTDKYTELKTIDGHQLRLDDKEKKIQLKTKNGHEIVMDDGGKKVDIISTGSLNAKSGKGGKTEKINVDGGEITLTGTTKITLKVGQSSIVLSNTGIDISAAQVNVKAKMTAKVEGTMVDVKGTGPVNVQSNGITKVAGNIVKIN
- a CDS encoding DUF4280 domain-containing protein — translated: MGTQVVAGATLQCSFGVAPSVLNVIPKGPPTMAGGPLAANIMDYAPIANIPPFGVCSSLANPTVATATAAALGVLTPMPCIPVTVAPWFPGSPTVLINNLPALNNSSKCMCTWGGVISILNPGQATVQIP
- a CDS encoding IS6 family transposase; its protein translation is MNNPYRGHRFPADIISYCVWLYYTFPLSFRDIEKMMLYRGITVTYEAIRSWCHKFAQSYANQIRKQRPKPGDKWHLDEVVIKIKGEQFYLWRAVDQHGVVLDILMQRCRNKAAAKKFFRKLLKPAGFAPRVIITDKLKSYGAAKKDILRNVEHRQHKGLNNRAENSHRQTRVRERRMGRFKSVGQAQRFLSAFEPIRGHFHPHQHKQTASEYRKTMRQRMESWRSLTETYVIA
- a CDS encoding orange carotenoid protein N-terminal domain-containing protein, which gives rise to MSFTIETARNIFPETLAADVVPATIARFNRLKVEDKLALIWFAYLEMGKTLSITTPDPVNMQFVSSTLSQIKLMSFSEQSQLMHDLASRTDRPICRLYATWAANIKLGFWYQLGRWMAEGIVTPIPQVYQLSANASAVLQAIRVVDPGQQITILRNAVVDMGFDPSQLGSYSSVAEPLVLPTDMAERTPITAIPGVENPVILEYMDNLNANDFDALVQLFASDGALQPPFQRLIVGQDALLRFFREDCQNLRLLPKQGTTEPDEDGYTRLKVTGKVQTPWFGQDVGMNVAWRFLLNPENKIFFVAIDLLASAKELLNLAP
- a CDS encoding orange carotenoid-binding protein codes for the protein MSSMIDRARNLFPSTLAADAIPATTARFAQLSAEDQLALIWFAYLEMGQSITIAAPGAANLQFAENTLNAIKRMTPLEQSQAMCDLANRADTEVSRAYAVWTPNIKLGFWYRLGELMEQGLVAPIPEGYKLSANAAAVLQSIRDLESGQQITVLRNAVVDMGYDTSKMGSYQKVSEPVIAPKSIGERTPVSIEGVDNATVLSYMNNLNANDFDKLVSLFTADGALQPPFRRPIVGKEAILQFFREECQNLKLVPERGVVEAAEDGYTPIKVTGKCQTPWFGAAVGMNIAWRFLLNPDGKIFFVAIDLLASPKELMNLVR
- the rsgA gene encoding ribosome small subunit-dependent GTPase A, which encodes MQLKNLGWSESFAHSFAPYAKQGYCVGRVAVAHRSQYQLYTERGDCSATLTGKFRHQAEKSEDFPAVGDWVVIHLETATHQALIQAILPRQGQFSRQAAGTKNEAQIIAANINTLFLMSGLDHDFNLRRIERYLVMAWQSGATPTIILNKADLCEDLEDKIVAVGKIAIAAPILTLSALYQNNLEALTPYLQPGKTIALLGSSGVGKSTLTNKLIGHDVQITQAVRADDSRGRHTTTHREMLKLPSGALLIDTPGMRELPLWSNNNRTAEQPTDTIGETFSDIENLAQQCRFRNCQHSSEPGCAIQAAIESGTLSTKRLNSYQKLQREQAYQNRRQDKQANSNAKARWKHITQMVRQQRQD